Proteins from one Elephas maximus indicus isolate mEleMax1 chromosome 12, mEleMax1 primary haplotype, whole genome shotgun sequence genomic window:
- the TRIM56 gene encoding E3 ubiquitin-protein ligase TRIM56 has protein sequence MVSQGSSPSLLEALSSDFLACKICLEQLQVPKTLPCLHTYCQACLAQLAEGGHLRCPECREVVPVPPGGVAAFKTNFFVNGLLDLVTARAGGDLRAGKPACALCPLMGGTSTGGPATARCLDCADDLCQACADGHRCTRQTHAHRVVDLVGYRAGWYDEEARERQAAQCPQHPGEALRFLCQPCSQLLCRECRLDPHLDHPCLPLAEAVQARRPGLEELLAGVDNNLAELEAARMVEKEVLARLREQAARVGMQVEEAAERVLRALLAQKQEVLGQLRAHVEAAEEAARGRLAELESQEQVARTAATFARRVLSLGREAEILSLEGAISQRLQQLQGCPWTPGPAPCLLPQLELHPGLLDKNCHLLQLSFEEEQPQKDGRKDRAGIQGDDAAQSQGEDQTKTEKQGGGVQSQSRDVANFQKEEKAQIQREDGAQTPKEDRAQIPREDGEAQSQRSGRSNRRRKFKGRLKSVSREPSPTPGPNLEGSGLLPKPIFSCSFPTRMPGDKWSPRITGLCPFGPQEILVADEQNKVLKRFSLNGDYKGTVQIPEGCSPCSVAALQGAVAFSAGSRLYLITADGEVLWRRALSHSQASHAVAALPSRDRVAVSVSGYVEVYNMEGSLATRFIPGGKASRGLRALVFLATSPQGNFVGSDWQQNSLVVSDGLGQVIGEYSGPGLHGCQPGSVSVDKKGYIFLTLREINKVVVLDPKGSLLGDFLTAYHGLEKPRVTTMVDGRYLAVSLSNGTIHVFRVRSSDS, from the coding sequence ATGGTTTCTCAAGGATCCTCACCCTCCCTCCTGGAGGCCCTGAGCAGTGACTTCCTGGCCTGTAAAATCTGCTTGGAGCAGCTTCAGGTGCCCAAAACCCTGCCGTGCCTGCACACCTACTGTCAGGCTTGCCTGGCCCAGCTGGCCGAGGGCGGCCACCTGCGATGTCCTGAGTGCCGGGAGGTTGTTCCAGTGCCACCAGGTGGTGTGGCCGCCTTCAAGACCAACTTCTTTGTCAATGGACTCTTGGACTTGGTGACTGCCCGGGCCGGGGGAGACCTGCGTGCAGGAAAGCCAGCCTGCGCCCTGTGCCCCCTAATGGGGGGCACCAGCACTGGAGGGCCAGCTACTGCCCGGTGCCTGGACTGTGCTGACGACTTGTGCCAAGCCTGTGCTGATGGGCACCGCTGCACCCGCCAGACCCATGCCCACCGAGTAGTGGACCTGGTGGGCTACAGGGCAGGGTGGTACGATGAGGAAGCCCGGGAGCGCCAGGCAGCCCAGTGCCCCCAGCATCCTGGTGAGGCTCTGCGCTTCCTGTGCCAGCCCTGCTCCCAACTGCTGTGCCGAGAGTGCCGCCTGGACCCCCACCTGGACCACCCATGCCTGCCCCTGGCTGAGGCAGTGCAGGCCAGACGGCCAGGCCTGGAGGAGCTGCTAGCGGGTGTGGACAACAACCTGGCAGAGCTGGAGGCTGCCCGGATGGTGGAGAAGGAAGTGTTGGCCAGGCTGCGGGAGCAGGCGGCCAGGGTGGGGATGCAGGTGGAGGAGGCCGCCGAGCGGGTCCTCCGGGCCCTCCTGGCCCAGAAGCAGGAGGTGCTGGGGCAGCTCCGGGCCCACGTGGAGGCTGCTGAGGAGGCTGCTCGAGGAAGATTGGCAGAGCTAGAGAGCCAGGAGCAAGTGGCCAGGACGGCGGCCACATTTGCCCGCCGGGTGCTCAGTCTGGGTCGTGAGGCCGAGATCCTCTCGCTGGAGGGGGCGATTTCCCAGAGGCTTCAGCAGCTGCAGGGTTGTCCGTGGACACCTGGGCCAGCCCCCTGCCTGCTCCCCCAGCTGGAGCTCCATCCTGGGCTGCTGGACAAGAACTGCCACCTGCTTCAGCTCTCCTTTGAGGAGGAGCAACCCCAAAAGGATGGTAGGAAAGATAGAGCTGGTATCCAGGGAGATGATGCAGCCCAGAGCCAGGGAGAAGACCAAACCAAGACAGAGAAACAGGGTGGTGGAGTCCAGTCTCAGAGCAGGGATGTTGCCAACTTCCAGAAAGAGGAGAAAGCCCAAATCCAAAGAGAAGATGGGGCCCAGACCCCCAAAGAGGACAGAGCCCAGATCCccagagaagatggagaagcccAGTCTCAGAGAAGTGGCAGATCCAACAGGAGGAGAAAATTCAAAGGCAGGCTCAAGTCAGTTTCCCGGGAGCCCAGCCCAACACCTGGTCCAAACCTGGAAGGCTCTGGCCTCCTTCCTAAGCCTATCTTTTCCTGCAGCTTCCCCACGCGGATGCCTGGAGATAAGTGGTCTCCCCGGATCACCGGGCTCTGTCCTTTTGGCCCCCAGGAGATCCTGGTGGCTGATGAGCAGAACAAGGTGCTGAAGCGCTTCTCCCTCAATGGTGACTACAAGGGTACTGTGCAGATCCCCGAGGGCTGCTCCCCATGCAGCGTGGCTGCCCTACAGGGCGCGGTGGCCTTCTCAGCAGGCTCACGGCTCTATCTCATCACCGCTGACGGTGAGGTGCTATGGCGCCGGGCACTGAGCCACTCACAGGCTAGCCATGCTGTGGCGGCCCTGCCAAGCAGAGACAGGGTGGCTGTCAGCGTGTCAGGCTATGTGGAGGTGTACAACATGGAAGGAAGCCTGGCCACCCGGTTTATCCCTGGGGGCAAGGCCAGCCGGGGCCTCCGAGCACTGGTGTTCCTGGCAACCAGCCCCCAGGGCAATTTTGTGGGGTCAGATTGGCAGCAGAATAGCTTGGTGGTCTCTGATGGGCTGGGTCAGGTGATCGGGGAGTATAGCGGGCCAGGGCTGCATGGCTGCCAGCCAGGCTCTGTGTCTGTGGACAAGAAGGGTTACATCTTTCTGACCCTTCGGGAGATCAACAAGGTGGTGGTGCTGGACCCAAAGGGGTCACTTCTTGGAGACTTCCTGACGGCCTACCACGGCTTGGAAAAGCCCCGAGTGACCACCATGGTGGACGGTCGGTACCTAGCTGTGTCCCTCAGTAATGGGACCATCCATGTCTTTAGGGTCCGCTCTTCTGACAGTTAA